One genomic segment of Vibrio quintilis includes these proteins:
- a CDS encoding DUF6538 domain-containing protein, with amino-acid sequence MQKLNYLQVGRYHTFYFRQRTPLDIITLIPRAKKEVKISLHTKCKADALVKAREHKVMFDLLFTQIRERQQSMERELTVFKDIDPEMKRQLMLEQRTKEAILDQQFTQQLYSLLERKGRIKYAFNTFPDLEGLTLSDIDLSNVDKINRFIAIIDLLSSPSLSDPTPYIEQIAFKERFTYQEQSAANERRSAAEPSVSIARMVVKRQKPKPPPSSPNQLKNHAKKIRENASHTVVELLKSDMAHDDAPSLRTDLPDHPKEDLVLEGITLENEADTHNFVKLLALLEKGEDVTLKDFEPFSKPVVVPKTMLKVSELFKKFYDEQSSEWQSEKTHTTNLSFYDTFIDIVGDRFVDELTYEHANLYIETLRKLPPNRKKLKAFKDKSIDDLLAMQGTFEPMKSANVNKNLERLKSVFIWAVQRKYMQVNILERMRVKDKVQRRQAKKQRERFTPKELALIFNSAKYVDGKHNRTYEHWLPLLGLYLGARLGEPLCVNLLLNHPLLR; translated from the coding sequence ATGCAAAAACTCAACTACCTTCAAGTTGGCAGATACCACACGTTCTACTTTCGTCAACGCACCCCGTTAGATATCATAACGCTCATACCCAGAGCAAAAAAAGAAGTGAAAATAAGTCTTCACACAAAATGCAAAGCCGACGCTCTCGTCAAAGCAAGAGAGCATAAGGTGATGTTTGATTTGCTCTTTACCCAAATTAGGGAGCGACAGCAATCTATGGAAAGAGAGTTAACCGTATTCAAAGACATAGATCCCGAAATGAAGCGTCAATTGATGCTCGAACAACGCACCAAAGAAGCCATACTCGATCAACAATTTACTCAGCAACTCTATTCTCTGTTAGAAAGAAAAGGTCGAATCAAATACGCTTTTAACACCTTCCCAGATTTAGAGGGGTTGACGCTTTCTGATATTGATTTAAGTAACGTGGATAAAATCAATCGCTTTATTGCGATTATTGATCTTCTCTCTTCCCCGTCGTTGTCCGATCCCACACCATATATCGAGCAGATCGCTTTTAAGGAGCGATTCACTTATCAGGAACAAAGCGCAGCCAATGAGCGTCGTTCAGCAGCCGAGCCGTCGGTCAGTATTGCTCGTATGGTCGTTAAAAGACAGAAGCCAAAACCGCCCCCGTCCAGCCCAAATCAACTAAAAAACCACGCTAAGAAGATCAGAGAAAACGCCTCGCACACGGTCGTTGAGCTGTTAAAAAGTGATATGGCTCACGATGACGCCCCTTCCCTTCGAACCGATTTGCCCGACCATCCGAAAGAGGATTTGGTTTTAGAAGGCATTACGCTGGAAAACGAAGCCGATACCCATAACTTTGTCAAACTGCTTGCCTTACTGGAAAAGGGCGAAGACGTCACCTTGAAAGATTTCGAGCCTTTTTCTAAACCTGTGGTTGTGCCTAAAACCATGCTGAAAGTCTCTGAGCTGTTCAAAAAGTTCTACGACGAGCAAAGTAGCGAGTGGCAAAGTGAAAAAACGCACACCACGAACTTATCGTTCTACGACACCTTCATTGATATTGTGGGTGATCGCTTTGTTGACGAACTCACGTATGAGCACGCTAACCTTTATATAGAAACGTTGCGAAAACTGCCTCCAAACCGAAAGAAATTGAAGGCATTTAAAGATAAGTCCATTGACGACTTGCTGGCTATGCAAGGCACGTTTGAGCCAATGAAATCAGCGAACGTCAACAAGAACCTCGAAAGATTAAAGAGTGTCTTTATTTGGGCAGTTCAGCGTAAATATATGCAAGTGAACATTCTTGAACGAATGCGTGTCAAAGACAAAGTTCAGCGTCGTCAGGCGAAAAAGCAACGTGAGCGATTTACGCCCAAAGAGCTGGCATTGATTTTTAATTCCGCTAAATACGTGGACGGTAAGCACAACCGAACTTATGAACATTGGCTGCCGTTACTCGGACTCTATCTTGGTGCTCGATTAGGGGAGCCCCTGTGTGTCAACCTGCTATTGAACCACCCGCTTTTGAGATAA
- the smpB gene encoding SsrA-binding protein SmpB, whose protein sequence is MAKKKSNTKSGSNTIAQNKRARHEYFIEDEIEAGLALQGWEVKALRQGKANIAESYVFLRDGEAYVSGMTITPLQQASTHVVADPVRVRKLLMSRRELDNLFGRVNREGMTLTALSLYWSRSWAKLKIGVAKGKKLHDKRADVKERDWQREKSRVMKSGLR, encoded by the coding sequence ATGGCAAAGAAAAAATCAAACACAAAATCAGGGAGCAATACGATTGCTCAGAATAAAAGAGCGAGACATGAGTATTTCATCGAAGATGAAATTGAAGCAGGTCTGGCTCTTCAGGGCTGGGAAGTGAAAGCACTTCGCCAGGGAAAAGCAAACATTGCAGAAAGCTACGTCTTCCTGCGTGACGGAGAAGCATATGTTTCCGGCATGACTATCACGCCACTGCAACAGGCTTCAACGCATGTTGTCGCTGACCCGGTCCGTGTCAGAAAATTACTGATGTCACGCCGGGAGCTGGACAATTTGTTTGGCCGGGTAAATCGTGAAGGCATGACGCTGACAGCATTATCGCTGTATTGGTCCCGCTCATGGGCGAAGCTGAAAATAGGCGTCGCTAAAGGTAAGAAACTCCATGATAAACGGGCCGATGTAAAAGAACGCGACTGGCAGCGTGAAAAATCCCGTGTGATGAAAAGCGGATTGCGTTAG
- a CDS encoding RnfH family protein has protein sequence MTETASGMIHVEVVYALPHEQRVMSLVVDQATTVEEIILQSGILAIYPEIDLSKNKVGVFSRNVKLDTTVRDQDRIEIYRPLVADPKEIRRKRAEQAKATGHADPVTGGKPNQLRKG, from the coding sequence ATGACAGAAACAGCGTCCGGAATGATTCATGTTGAAGTTGTTTATGCGTTACCACATGAGCAGCGTGTGATGTCTCTGGTTGTCGATCAGGCAACTACTGTAGAGGAAATCATTCTTCAGTCAGGCATCCTGGCTATTTATCCTGAAATTGATTTAAGTAAAAACAAAGTGGGTGTATTCAGCCGGAATGTTAAGCTGGATACGACTGTCAGAGATCAGGACAGAATCGAGATTTATCGTCCGTTAGTTGCTGATCCAAAAGAAATTCGCCGGAAACGGGCAGAGCAGGCGAAAGCTACCGGTCATGCTGATCCGGTCACGGGTGGTAAGCCAAATCAGCTCAGAAAGGGCTGA
- a CDS encoding IS3 family transposase, translated as MTLAQHPLPAFVSQRLACQVLNVNRNTLRRYIRGVQFCGPLPRIHRSRKHARQPRALSDTERETVKSVMLSETYCNQPPVQIYYDLLQQGQYLCSVSTMHRLLREDNLHGERRAQRPAQSHMVPRLVAQHPNQVWTWDITKLPTQKRGEYLSLYVVMDLFSRYIVAWMLSRKENSALASQLMEEAITRYDLESSGLTLHQDRGAPMTAHCYLDLLSELAVTASHSRPRVSNDNPFSESQFKTLKYQPDYPRRFEDYGHANRWCQDYVTWYNTCHYHSQLGGFTPEHVFTGRYTEEAVTRQAGLDAAYAAHPERFAKGAPKVAMPAKEVSINPVPEDADSEVIEKGVNFPTLSSVTRNAI; from the coding sequence ATGACGCTGGCGCAACATCCCTTACCTGCATTTGTCTCCCAAAGGCTCGCCTGCCAGGTGCTTAACGTCAACCGCAATACATTAAGACGTTATATCCGGGGTGTTCAGTTTTGTGGCCCTTTGCCCCGGATTCACCGCTCCCGGAAACACGCGCGCCAGCCCAGAGCATTAAGCGATACAGAAAGAGAAACAGTGAAATCGGTGATGCTCAGTGAAACTTATTGTAACCAACCGCCGGTGCAGATTTATTATGACCTGTTGCAGCAAGGGCAATATCTGTGCTCAGTCAGCACCATGCACCGGCTCTTACGTGAAGATAATCTTCATGGTGAACGCCGGGCACAGCGGCCAGCGCAGTCTCACATGGTTCCCCGTCTGGTGGCTCAACATCCCAATCAGGTCTGGACCTGGGATATCACCAAATTACCCACTCAAAAGCGGGGAGAATATTTATCACTTTATGTCGTGATGGATTTATTTAGCCGTTACATTGTTGCCTGGATGCTATCGCGCAAGGAAAACAGTGCGTTAGCATCCCAGCTAATGGAAGAAGCAATCACCCGTTATGACCTTGAATCAAGCGGTTTAACCCTTCATCAGGACAGAGGCGCGCCGATGACTGCCCATTGTTATCTGGATTTGCTGTCTGAGCTTGCAGTCACCGCCAGCCACAGTCGTCCGCGGGTCAGTAATGACAACCCATTTAGTGAATCACAATTTAAAACACTCAAATATCAACCAGATTATCCCCGTCGTTTTGAAGATTATGGGCATGCGAATCGTTGGTGTCAGGACTATGTAACATGGTACAACACCTGTCATTATCACAGCCAGTTAGGTGGCTTTACACCGGAGCATGTTTTTACAGGAAGATATACAGAGGAGGCAGTGACACGTCAGGCGGGTCTTGATGCCGCTTATGCTGCACACCCGGAGCGTTTTGCTAAAGGTGCCCCCAAAGTCGCGATGCCAGCCAAAGAAGTGAGTATTAATCCGGTACCGGAAGATGCTGATAGTGAAGTGATAGAAAAAGGTGTGAATTTCCCAACCTTATCCAGCGTCACGAGAAATGCAATTTAA
- a CDS encoding DNA methyltransferase yields MLPILNALTIALQSDERLVIDGKLAKNKIVELALNLDPSLLKLLLSDDQLKGHFFQDVDGMLIFDKVAFQRFVNNKSFLPDSFTQFKNKIGLSVDSHYLNESNDVVITWPYKDCVLEGGQTREDQKRSEVFWNETLAPEQVDTLLAPKALQNFVKYDTEGENSEFQLQDNDNLIIKGNNLLALHTLKAKFLGKVDLIYIDPPFNTENDSFRYNDKFNRSTWLTFMKNRLEIAKELLNQNGTIYVHIDHNEGHYLKVLMDEVFGEENFRNEIIWRYSGWNKKLKNNFERRHDTIFMYTKSDSAYFASYFEPYATKEEYLATRKQKLYTDEDGREYTLDTRDGGKRKSKIYLEDSMKRGKVVDDVWALDKLNNSAKESVGFTSQKREILLERIIKASCPEGGIVLDYHLGSGTTAATAHKLHRRYIGIEQMDYVNDIVIKRLSGVIEGDLEGISKDVNWQGGGSFVYCELAELASKYSDRVEQAQSSEELISIWDELKESSNLSYKVDPKQFDKNINSFNELSFDNQQRFLIEAIDKNQLYVNYSDIDDESNGISEQDKKFNQVFYGA; encoded by the coding sequence ATGTTACCTATTCTAAATGCTCTAACTATCGCCCTGCAATCAGATGAAAGACTTGTTATAGACGGCAAGCTTGCTAAGAACAAAATCGTTGAACTGGCTTTGAACCTAGATCCTTCGCTACTGAAACTGCTCTTGTCTGATGATCAGTTAAAAGGTCATTTCTTCCAAGATGTTGATGGTATGTTGATTTTCGACAAAGTGGCTTTTCAACGTTTTGTAAACAACAAATCATTCCTTCCTGATAGTTTCACACAGTTCAAGAACAAAATTGGTCTTTCTGTAGACAGTCACTACCTGAACGAATCTAATGATGTGGTCATTACATGGCCATATAAAGACTGTGTTCTTGAGGGTGGTCAGACAAGAGAAGACCAAAAGCGTAGTGAGGTATTTTGGAATGAAACTCTCGCACCAGAGCAGGTTGATACTCTTCTTGCGCCAAAAGCACTTCAAAACTTTGTAAAGTATGATACAGAGGGTGAAAATAGCGAGTTTCAATTACAGGACAATGATAACTTAATAATAAAAGGTAATAACCTTCTAGCTCTTCATACATTAAAAGCAAAGTTTTTAGGAAAGGTTGACCTTATTTATATTGATCCTCCTTTTAATACTGAAAATGATTCATTTCGTTATAATGACAAGTTCAATCGTTCGACTTGGCTAACGTTTATGAAAAATAGACTTGAAATTGCTAAGGAACTACTGAACCAAAATGGAACGATTTATGTTCATATTGATCATAACGAAGGTCATTATCTAAAGGTTTTAATGGATGAAGTATTCGGTGAAGAAAACTTCAGAAATGAAATTATTTGGCGTTATAGCGGTTGGAACAAAAAACTCAAGAATAACTTTGAAAGAAGGCACGACACTATATTCATGTATACCAAAAGTGATAGTGCTTATTTTGCTTCTTATTTTGAACCATATGCAACTAAAGAAGAGTACCTAGCGACCAGAAAACAAAAGCTTTATACGGATGAAGATGGTAGAGAATACACGTTAGATACAAGAGATGGTGGTAAGCGCAAGTCAAAAATTTATCTCGAAGACTCTATGAAAAGAGGAAAGGTTGTCGATGATGTATGGGCATTAGATAAATTAAACAATTCAGCTAAGGAAAGTGTAGGCTTCACTTCTCAAAAGCGTGAAATTCTTTTGGAAAGAATCATCAAAGCTTCCTGCCCTGAAGGTGGTATTGTTCTCGACTATCATCTTGGTAGTGGGACTACAGCCGCCACAGCGCACAAATTACATAGGCGATACATTGGCATCGAGCAGATGGACTATGTAAATGATATTGTTATAAAACGCTTGAGTGGTGTTATTGAGGGTGATTTAGAAGGTATTTCTAAAGACGTTAACTGGCAAGGTGGCGGTTCATTTGTTTACTGTGAACTGGCTGAACTAGCTTCGAAATACTCAGATCGAGTAGAGCAAGCTCAAAGCTCAGAAGAATTAATTTCAATTTGGGACGAACTAAAAGAGAGTTCAAATCTCTCTTACAAAGTCGATCCTAAACAGTTTGACAAAAACATAAACTCTTTCAATGAACTTTCTTTTGACAACCAACAACGTTTTCTTATTGAAGCAATTGATAAGAACCAACTTTACGTCAATTACTCAGATATTGACGATGAAAGCAATGGGATCTCTGAACAAGATAAGAAATTCAACCAAGTGTTTTACGGAGCATAA
- a CDS encoding transposase has product MMPKNTTVEPQVNPSPELEKKTRRIFTTEYKLSIIQQADACKHGEVGALLRREKLYSNQLSQWRKEFAENGIKGLEKSAPGPASAKTPEQKRIELLEKENARLRHQIEVKDGCLSLQKKALALIEAMEQENKS; this is encoded by the coding sequence ATGATGCCAAAGAACACAACGGTTGAGCCGCAGGTCAATCCCTCTCCGGAGCTGGAAAAGAAAACCCGCCGTATCTTTACGACCGAATACAAGCTTTCCATTATACAACAGGCCGATGCCTGTAAACATGGCGAGGTTGGTGCCTTACTCCGGCGGGAAAAGCTTTACTCAAATCAGCTTTCACAATGGCGGAAAGAATTCGCTGAGAACGGCATCAAAGGGCTCGAAAAATCAGCCCCCGGTCCTGCGTCAGCAAAAACTCCCGAGCAAAAACGCATTGAGCTCTTAGAGAAAGAGAACGCCCGTCTTCGTCATCAGATTGAGGTAAAAGACGGTTGTCTCTCGCTCCAAAAAAAAGCCTTGGCGTTGATAGAAGCGATGGAACAAGAGAACAAATCATGA
- a CDS encoding DEAD/DEAH box helicase family protein — translation MTMLHETLSTLKTAFGENVFSDLVPDYIKDNLNPSFEMRPYQKEAFGRFEFYLDKYQNKPKNEPINVLYHMATGSGKTLIMAGEMITLYKRGYRNFIFFVNSTNIIKKTKENFLNKGSSKYLFNSTINVDGEQVNIKEVDNFATTNSSDINIVFTTIQGLHAVMLNPKENALSMEDFEDNKVVLISDEAHHINAETKKKKSKEEQHSVDSWENTIREIFSANKSNVMLEFTATADIADQKIKEKYEDIILFDYPLKNFREDLYSKEVKVLQSDSEAFPRALRAIILSQYRRKVFEKHKLVIKPVILFKAKTIADSAAFHNEFLDAIEKIGEEDLEAIKNTSKEGDVIYTAFQFFENNNITLESLALELQEDFSVEKTIEVNSKKAETYQIELNSLEDSDNEIRAIFAVDKLNEGWDVLNLFDIVRLYDTRNKWGKTATQEAQLIGRGARYCPFKVEDEQPLYQRKYDILDDTVEAHELKICEELYYHSAHNPEYISDLNIALQEIGIKPKTRKELSLRVKDKFKETSLYKSGLIYVNKRVSYDRSKVKGLDSSIINTNYSYAIKTEHSNELTIFESATVKHLKVKRERVNLIDVGKHIVRKAMATIPAYKFNELKILFPSLKTIDDFIVSKDFLGSIKVEISGREDILENVPQIEKLKLCKKVLGKIAEQLNVNRIDYEGTKEFTPKTINELYDKDKILNISNDGLTEQEFGIAQSETTNEELSLDLSDCDWFVFNENYGTSEEKYFVRYLDSMIDDLKSVYDDVYLLRNEKHFKLYTFDDGRAFEPDFLLLLTKKEQELELTYQVFIEPKGSHLFENDAWKQNFLLDLKATHQIEQVWQGKEFIVWGMPFYNYQSSKEDFSPEFEQLLR, via the coding sequence ATGACAATGCTTCACGAGACTTTAAGTACTCTTAAAACAGCGTTTGGTGAAAACGTTTTTTCTGATCTTGTGCCTGATTATATCAAAGATAACCTGAACCCAAGTTTTGAAATGCGTCCATACCAAAAAGAAGCGTTTGGACGCTTTGAGTTCTATCTTGATAAATACCAGAATAAACCCAAAAATGAACCAATAAATGTGCTGTATCATATGGCTACTGGTTCAGGTAAAACATTGATTATGGCAGGTGAAATGATCACGCTATACAAGCGTGGGTATCGTAATTTCATTTTCTTTGTGAATAGCACTAACATCATTAAAAAGACAAAAGAAAACTTTCTGAACAAAGGTTCTTCTAAGTATCTTTTCAACAGCACAATTAATGTTGATGGTGAACAGGTAAATATAAAAGAAGTTGATAACTTTGCAACGACTAATTCAAGTGACATAAACATTGTGTTCACTACGATTCAAGGTCTTCACGCTGTAATGCTCAACCCGAAAGAGAACGCTCTTTCAATGGAAGATTTTGAAGATAACAAAGTTGTTTTGATTTCTGATGAAGCACACCATATTAATGCTGAAACGAAAAAGAAGAAAAGTAAAGAAGAACAACATTCTGTAGACAGTTGGGAAAATACAATTAGAGAAATTTTCTCAGCAAACAAATCTAATGTTATGTTAGAGTTTACAGCTACAGCAGACATAGCAGATCAAAAGATAAAAGAAAAATACGAAGATATTATTCTTTTTGATTATCCTCTAAAGAACTTCAGAGAAGATTTATACTCTAAAGAAGTTAAAGTGTTACAGTCAGATAGTGAAGCTTTCCCAAGAGCTTTACGTGCAATTATATTAAGCCAATATCGCCGTAAGGTTTTTGAGAAACATAAACTTGTCATTAAGCCAGTAATATTATTTAAAGCAAAAACTATCGCTGATAGTGCAGCTTTTCATAATGAGTTTTTAGACGCTATTGAAAAAATCGGTGAAGAAGATTTAGAAGCAATCAAAAACACTTCTAAGGAAGGTGATGTAATTTATACCGCTTTCCAATTCTTTGAAAATAATAATATTACGTTAGAATCTTTAGCATTAGAGCTTCAAGAAGATTTTTCCGTAGAAAAAACAATTGAAGTAAATAGTAAAAAAGCTGAAACATACCAAATTGAACTTAACTCATTAGAAGATTCTGATAATGAAATACGTGCAATTTTTGCGGTAGATAAGCTTAATGAAGGTTGGGACGTTCTCAACCTCTTTGATATTGTTCGTTTATACGATACTCGTAACAAATGGGGCAAAACCGCTACACAAGAAGCACAGTTGATTGGTCGTGGTGCTCGTTACTGTCCTTTCAAAGTTGAAGATGAACAACCACTATACCAACGTAAGTATGACATTCTAGACGATACTGTAGAAGCGCACGAACTTAAGATTTGTGAAGAGTTGTATTATCATTCAGCTCACAACCCTGAATATATCAGCGATTTAAACATCGCACTTCAAGAAATCGGTATCAAGCCAAAAACTCGTAAAGAGCTTTCGCTAAGAGTAAAAGATAAGTTCAAAGAAACTTCGCTTTATAAATCTGGTTTGATTTATGTGAACAAGCGAGTTTCCTATGATCGTTCAAAGGTTAAAGGTCTAGACAGTTCTATCATAAACACTAATTACTCTTATGCCATTAAGACAGAGCACTCGAACGAACTTACAATTTTTGAAAGTGCTACAGTTAAACATCTTAAGGTAAAAAGAGAACGTGTTAATTTAATTGATGTTGGTAAACACATCGTAAGAAAGGCAATGGCTACCATTCCTGCTTATAAATTTAACGAACTTAAAATATTGTTCCCAAGTTTGAAGACAATAGACGATTTTATTGTCTCAAAAGATTTTTTAGGCTCGATAAAAGTTGAGATTAGTGGGCGAGAAGATATTTTAGAAAATGTCCCACAAATTGAAAAGTTGAAACTGTGTAAGAAAGTTCTTGGTAAGATTGCTGAACAGTTAAATGTAAATCGTATTGATTACGAAGGAACAAAAGAATTCACACCAAAAACCATTAATGAATTGTATGATAAGGATAAGATTCTAAACATATCAAATGATGGTTTGACAGAGCAAGAGTTTGGTATTGCTCAAAGTGAAACAACTAATGAAGAACTTTCTTTAGATCTTTCAGATTGTGATTGGTTTGTCTTCAATGAAAACTATGGAACTTCTGAAGAAAAATATTTCGTAAGATACCTAGACTCAATGATCGATGACCTTAAATCAGTTTATGATGATGTATATTTGTTAAGAAATGAAAAACATTTCAAACTTTACACATTTGATGATGGTCGTGCTTTCGAGCCTGATTTCTTATTGCTTCTAACTAAGAAAGAACAAGAGCTTGAACTCACTTATCAAGTATTTATTGAACCCAAAGGTTCTCATTTATTTGAAAATGATGCGTGGAAACAAAACTTTTTGCTTGATTTAAAGGCCACACACCAAATAGAGCAAGTATGGCAAGGTAAGGAGTTTATTGTTTGGGGGATGCCATTCTATAACTACCAGTCTTCAAAAGAAGATTTTTCACCAGAGTTTGAACAACTATTGAGATAA
- the bamE gene encoding outer membrane protein assembly factor BamE, giving the protein MHLKKSLLILPLAVSLLAGCSSISDMLVYRIDINQGNYVEQQAVNRLKFGMTKEQVRYVLGSPMLVESGYPDTWYYIYHHVAGHQDPVQKNLIVDFDKDGGLIKIAGDFSNGDNFFEGLH; this is encoded by the coding sequence ATGCATTTAAAGAAGAGCCTTTTGATTTTACCGCTGGCAGTATCACTATTAGCCGGTTGTTCATCCATCTCCGATATGCTTGTTTACCGGATCGATATTAATCAGGGAAATTATGTCGAACAACAAGCAGTCAACCGTCTGAAGTTTGGTATGACGAAGGAACAGGTTCGTTATGTTCTTGGTTCGCCAATGTTGGTTGAAAGTGGGTATCCGGATACCTGGTATTACATTTATCATCATGTAGCAGGTCATCAGGATCCTGTGCAGAAAAACCTGATTGTGGATTTCGATAAAGATGGTGGCTTGATTAAGATTGCTGGCGATTTCTCCAACGGTGATAATTTCTTTGAAGGCCTGCATTAA
- a CDS encoding SRPBCC family protein → MKQVSRSALVSFSAEQMFNLVNDVMRYPEFLPGCSGAKVIEATEETMVASVDVAKAGIRKTFTTSNQMKYGEFILLDLVEGPFKTLRGAWHFTPLDELACKVELKLEFEFSSKMIEMAFGRVFHELTNNMVNAFTHRAKQVYV, encoded by the coding sequence ATGAAGCAGGTGAGTCGTTCGGCTTTGGTCTCTTTCAGCGCTGAACAGATGTTTAATTTAGTCAATGATGTCATGCGTTATCCGGAATTCTTACCCGGTTGTTCTGGTGCGAAGGTGATAGAAGCGACCGAAGAAACAATGGTCGCTTCGGTCGATGTCGCGAAAGCGGGTATCCGCAAAACCTTCACGACATCAAATCAGATGAAGTATGGCGAATTTATTTTACTGGATTTGGTTGAAGGTCCGTTTAAGACATTGCGGGGTGCATGGCATTTTACGCCATTAGATGAGTTAGCCTGCAAAGTTGAGTTGAAGCTGGAATTTGAATTTTCCAGCAAGATGATTGAAATGGCCTTTGGCCGGGTTTTTCATGAGTTAACCAATAATATGGTCAATGCATTCACGCATCGGGCAAAGCAGGTGTATGTATGA
- a CDS encoding ion channel, whose amino-acid sequence MKSSDCKCRYQSPDGWECDQDAGESGLCYWHDPNINKSKDNVKEEVEAWAKSGRPLDGFQLARTKLRDINLVNHGNKEGFKCRNADFYRADLTEAHCFGLDLRGSSLMKARLMDANLHCAKIEDCNLLGADLTRAKLENIDWGRYLKQERAAFESLKMKDKARSASLLQEAEEVCRNIRKQCEKQGLFEKAGLFFKKEMRLRRYQMPCLSLKRFISKIVDLFCGYGEEPLRVVFFSIFMILSCAVIYFVLDTTSDSPLYAGTEGWLFYVLEFMNAIYFSVVTFTTLGYGDISPVGIARFVAALEAFIGSFMMALFVVVFVKKMTR is encoded by the coding sequence ATGAAATCATCTGATTGTAAATGCCGTTATCAATCTCCTGATGGATGGGAGTGTGATCAGGATGCCGGTGAATCTGGTTTATGTTACTGGCATGATCCAAACATCAATAAAAGCAAAGATAATGTGAAAGAGGAAGTGGAGGCCTGGGCTAAGTCTGGTCGTCCTCTGGATGGATTTCAGTTGGCAAGAACAAAACTTCGTGACATTAATCTGGTCAATCATGGCAATAAGGAAGGCTTTAAATGCCGGAATGCAGACTTCTATCGTGCAGACCTGACAGAAGCACACTGTTTTGGGCTGGATTTACGTGGTTCTTCTTTGATGAAAGCCAGGTTGATGGATGCAAACCTTCACTGTGCAAAGATTGAAGACTGTAACCTGTTGGGCGCAGATTTAACCCGAGCGAAGCTGGAAAATATTGACTGGGGGCGTTACCTGAAACAGGAAAGAGCTGCATTCGAAAGCCTGAAGATGAAAGATAAGGCCAGATCGGCCAGTTTGCTTCAGGAAGCTGAGGAGGTGTGCCGGAATATCCGTAAACAGTGTGAAAAGCAGGGGTTATTTGAAAAAGCCGGGTTGTTTTTTAAGAAAGAGATGCGGCTGAGACGTTATCAGATGCCATGTCTGAGCCTGAAGCGGTTTATTTCAAAAATTGTTGATCTGTTCTGTGGCTATGGGGAAGAACCGCTGCGGGTGGTATTTTTCTCAATTTTTATGATTCTCAGCTGCGCAGTGATTTACTTTGTGTTGGATACCACCTCTGACAGCCCCTTATATGCAGGGACAGAAGGGTGGTTGTTTTATGTGCTGGAGTTTATGAATGCGATCTATTTTAGTGTGGTGACATTTACAACGCTTGGATATGGAGATATTTCACCGGTAGGCATTGCCCGCTTCGTGGCTGCATTAGAAGCCTTTATTGGTAGTTTTATGATGGCGTTGTTTGTGGTGGTTTTTGTGAAAAAAATGACCCGATAA